AGGCGTCGTGAACGGGGTAGGCATGCTCTTGGCCACGTGGTTCGTCACGTCACTGTTCGGGGCGTTCATGTTCGGCGGGTCAGCCAACGCGCTGCGTGACGTTCAGGCACTCATCTTGATCGTCATGTACGTGATGATGTTTCTCGCCCTGCGTCGCGCCCACGACCTCGTCGACGCCCTCGGGTACGAGCAGCAATCGCGATGGGTCTATGTGGGAATGCTGAACCTGCCCCTTGCCTTCATGGGCCTCATCGCGCTCTGGGTCGTGAGCCTGGGCTGGCTGCTCACAAACAATGTCGACGTGGGAATCTTCGGCCCCGATGCCGACCAGCTCAGCCGTCTCAAGAAGAAGGCTGCTCAGAACGAGTCGTGAGACGAACAGGCGACGTCAGGGCAGCGCGCGTCGCCCACCACCACGCTACCAGGGCAGCGCGAGCGCCTTGCAGAGAAACCGCATGAGGGGTGCCATCTCGACACACGCGTCGACATAGGTGTCCGCGAATCCGCGGGCGCAGATCTCCGCGTCGGTGAATGGCCGGCTCACGATGAAGTCCTTGCGCATGAGATCATCGGCAAAGCGATGGGTCTTGGGGAAGCCCGCAGGCACGCGCTTGAGGCTGTCACCCTGCAGGTCGACGCCACTCGCGCGAAACGTCGCCCAGTCTTTCTCGTGAGCCACGATGGCCTCGCGAATGCGCTGCAGCACCTCGGTAGGAGGCTGCCAGATGCCACACCCCATGAACGACTTGCCGGGCTCGAGGTGCAGGTAGCATCCGGGGCGATGCACGTCTTCACGCACCGTCAAATCGACCGAGCGCCCCGCCATCGTCGAGCCGCTGTGCGGGAAGTGCAGGGCCGCGTGCGTCTTGTACGGGGTCTTGTCGCGCGAGAAGCGGGTGTCGCGGTGAATGCGAAAGAGCGACCGGCTCGAGGCCACGAGATGCGGGCTCACCTGCTTGCGCAGCCCGTAGCCGACCTCTTCGATGAAGGCCAGGGCCGGGTCGCGAACAGACGACTCATAGCGTGTGCGATTCAGCCCGAACCAGGTGCGGTCGTTGTTGGCCGCGAGGTCAGCGAGAAAGCGGAACGTCTCCGAGGTGAACATAGCGGCGCGAGATCCTACGACGCCC
This is a stretch of genomic DNA from Pseudomonadota bacterium. It encodes these proteins:
- a CDS encoding DUF2461 domain-containing protein; protein product: MGIVAAGHGGRRDFSIGLRADGPHRGFQRGAAGHVPVPRHPARAAPAIAHAPSHRAHRSARALVGVVGSRAAMFTSETFRFLADLAANNDRTWFGLNRTRYESSVRDPALAFIEEVGYGLRKQVSPHLVASSRSLFRIHRDTRFSRDKTPYKTHAALHFPHSGSTMAGRSVDLTVREDVHRPGCYLHLEPGKSFMGCGIWQPPTEVLQRIREAIVAHEKDWATFRASGVDLQGDSLKRVPAGFPKTHRFADDLMRKDFIVSRPFTDAEICARGFADTYVDACVEMAPLMRFLCKALALPW